A portion of the Epinephelus moara isolate mb chromosome 4, YSFRI_EMoa_1.0, whole genome shotgun sequence genome contains these proteins:
- the LOC126388883 gene encoding uncharacterized protein LOC126388883 isoform X3, producing the protein MMFVWLLLGAFVCMGQSQVIYQQYGSIYNLWMLRKTHFIEFNPKNSSDVRTLWKSGDPEISEDKKYIRTYIYYMMKNLTQRDSGHYILRDKDMRELTTHTLEVEAITKDFKQQPGEPLSFTVALEPSSCNIYFFPESNGQPLTIDIVRQGKLQGGLDQYKCVGFELYRSCGISNKALQMACSGRFEVRDQNGDTALKVSLEMNPSTETHERKSGEFLSVSFDLKQGSCNVFFFPERTGEKREVMVEIVRHGWMQPVSDEYGCRGFDLLKPCGIVNEALQSSCSGRFEIRDHNGDTAFEMSLAVESEPYVPSYWAFGAGVALTSLFFCCVKYCCCGGSPAKEDGPETDAAEPAKRYQENDSEPSRLRPHYLSQPSETPKLVFSQRSLTRPLINQPSTVNVPPASPQVSAPDPPTVPVNYDPALRFELKMKVPSALTSESPYSGVYISDKFNFR; encoded by the exons ATGATGTTTGTGTGGTTGTTGCTGGGTGCCTTTGTTTGTATGG gccaatcacaggtcatttatCAGCAATATGGGAGCATTTACAACCTTTGGATGCTCAGAAAGACTCACTTCATCGAGTTCAACCCCAAAAACAGCTCAGATGTGAGGACCTTGTGGAAATCAGGAGACCCTGAAATCAGCGAGGACAAGAAGTATATAAGGACGTACATCTACTATATGATGAAGAATTTAACTCAGAGAGACAGTGGTCACTACATCCTGAGAGACAAAGATATGAGAGAATTGACCACTCATACCCTTGAGGTAGAAG CCATCACAAAAGACTTTAAACAGCAACCTGGTGAACCCCTCAGCTTTACTGTTGCTCTGGAACCGAGCTCCTGCAACATTTACTTCTTCCCAGAAAGCAACGGTCAGCCATTAACTATTGACATTGTTCGTCAAGGCAAACTGCAGGGGGGATTGGATCAGTATAAATGCGTAGGGTTTGAGCTGTACAGGTCATGTGGAATTTCAAATAAGGCCCTCCAAATGGCATGCAGCGGACGCTTTGAGGTCAGAGATCAGAATGGCGACACGGCCTTAAAGGTGTCACTGGAAATGAATC CATCCACAGAGACCCATGAACGGAAATCTGGTGAATTCCTCAGCGTCAGTTTTGATCTGAAACAGGGCTCCTGCAATGTTTTCTTCTTCCCAGAAAGGACAGGTGAAAAGAGAGAAGTGATGGTTGAGATTGTACGTCACGGCTGGATGCAGCCTGTTTCGGATGAATATGGTTGCCGAGGGTTTGACCTGTTAAAGCCATGTGGGATTGTAAATGAGGCCCTCCAGTCATCATGCAGCGGACGCTTTGAGATCAGAGATCATAATGGCGACACGGCCTTTGAGATGTCACTGGCAGTGGAGT CCGAACCTTATGTGCCATCTTACTGGGCTTTTGGCGCTGGTGTAGCCCTCACCTCACTTTTCTTCTGCTGTGTGAAGTACTGCTGCTGTGGGGGGAGCCCTGCCAAAGAGGACGGTCCTGAGACTGATGCTGCTGAACCTGCTAAACGTTACCAAGAG AATGACAGTGAGCCTTCTAGACTGAGGCCACACTACCTCAGTCAGCCCTCTGAGACACCAAAACTAGTCTTCTCACAGCGTAGTCTGACTCGCCCACTG ATAAACCAGCCTTCTACAGTGAATGTGCCGCCAGCTTCTCCTCAG gTCTCAGCTCCGGACCCTCCGACTGTCCCTGTCAACTATGACCCTGCTCTACGTTTCGAACTGAAGATGAAAGTTCCCTCTGCTCTCACTTCAGAATCACCTTACTCTGGTGTGTATATCTCAGACAAATTCAACTTCCGCTAA
- the rnf20 gene encoding E3 ubiquitin-protein ligase BRE1A, translating to MSGQKRPADPSGPSSSGAPPEKRREREGEDGGPGVSAAAAGSTAVETVIKLGGVSNSEEQDIKALQAKNRKLGESLDQRQVIEDELRERIERLETRQATDDASLLILNRYWNQFDENIKLTIRRYDQASSEPEKSQAGEARSLKPETPEPDGDSNQERAKDRGHQGETNNSFLATLASSSSEEMEAELQERVESSQKQASHVMEIYESLKKTVDQLKAELDSGTEGTLWQAASKLNALLTSENERLQQLTEDLKQKHSHMTSESRGLGRAANKADQRVSELQVLIEELQWDMEKIRRRENRLNAHLSEILERVNSKGYKVCGEASSVCGTITINKRKFEEMNSDMEENRELADNRLIELQKLQQDLQSVHQENNNMKAELLSRAEGMVKETSEYRCLQSQFSVLYNESLILKAQLDETRARLNTTRTARLRQLEHMENDEVALQRKVRTEVFQLEDTLAQVRKEYEMLRIEFEQTLAANEQAGPINREMRHLISTLQTHNQQMKGEVVKYKIRLRETQAELNQVRASKGNAILQSQSSTEMDVKDETTSPSTPAISGEPVVKTEPDNGSSTPSSTGASVKTEPGMEPEATVKEEEKEEKKEKEEKKEKDIVKKEEKDREREKEKEKERERPTRSGGSSGLIKEEKEKPGSSSQPEESAGERLSMVGGSKRKEMEQLKIVRAELKKAQESQREMKLLLDMYRSAPKEQRDKVQLMAAEKKSKSEGEELRQRLRELEERERREGKKMADEEALRKIRSVEEQIDILNKKLSIAKQEEDALLSEMDVTGQAFEDMQEQNIRLMQQLREKDDANFKLMSERIKSNQIHKLLKEEKEELADQLLTLKTQVDAQLQVVRKLEEKERLLQGTISTAERELALRTQALDMNKRKAQESALLSEEVRTQLEQVQQRLNLVREEVIENSISREKESFNARRAQEDISKLRGKIEKAKKPAEKISNGDDILNEEINDYKARLTCPCCNSRVKDAVLTKCFHVFCFECVKTRYDTRQRKCPKCNAAFGANDFHRIYIG from the exons ATGTCGGGACAGAAGCGTCCTGCTGACCCCAGCGGCCCCTCGTCCTCCGGTGCGCCCCCGGAGAAGCggagggagagggaaggagaggacgGGGGTCCCGGTGTCAGCGCTGCCGCTGCGGGGAGCACCGCGGTGGAGACAGTCATCAAACTGGGAGGAGTGTCCAACTCA gaAGAACAAGACATCAAAGCTCTCCAGGCTAAGAACCGAAAGTTGGGAGAATCTCTCGATCAAAGACAG GTGATTGAGGATGAATTGCGAGAACGAATTGAACGTCTAGAGACTCGCCAGGCCACTGATGATGCCAGTCTGCTGATCCTCAATAGATACTGGAACCAG TTTGACGAAAACATTAAGCTGACCATCAGGCGTTACGATCAGGCAAGCAGCGAACCTGAGAAATCTCAGGCAGGGGAGGCACGGAGCCTGAAGCCAGAAACTCCAGAACCTGATGGCGACTCCAACCAGGAGCGGGCCAAGGACAGAG GCCACCAGGGAGAGACCAACAACTCCTTCCTCGCCACACtggcgagcagcagcagtgaagaGATGGAGGCTGAGCTTCAGGAGAGGGTTGAGTCAAGCCAGAAGCAGGCAAGTCATGTGATGGAGATCTATGAGAGTCTGAAGAAAACCGTGGACCAACTGAAGGCAGAGCTGGACAGTGGAACAG AGGGCACTCTATGGCAGGCAGCTTCCAAACTGAACGCCCTCCTGACCAGTGAAAATGAGCGGCTGCAGCAGCTGACTGAGGACCTCAAGCAAAAGCACAGTCACATGACAAGCGAG TCCCGGGGGCTGGGTCGTGCAGCTAACAAAGCAGACCAGCGTGTCAGCGAGCTGCAGGTTCTGATTGAGGAGCTCCAGTGGGACATGGAGAAGATCCGCCGCCGAGAGAACAGACTGAATGCACACCTGAGCGAGATACTGGAGAGG GTGAACAGCAAAGGTTATAAGGTGTGTGGGGAGGCCAGCAGCGTTTGTGGGACCATCACTATTAACAAGAGAAAG TTTGAAGAAATGAACAGTGATATGGAGGAGAACAGGGAGCTGGCAGACAACCGTCTGATTGAactgcagaagctgcagcaGGACCTGCAGAGCGTTCACCAGGAGAACAACAACATGAAG GCGGAGCTGCTGAGCCGAGCAGAAGGCATGGTGAAAGAGACTTCCGAGTATCGCTGTCTGCAGTCGCAGTTTTCTGTCCTCTACAACGAGTCTCTGATCCTCAAGGCTCAATTAGATGAGACGCGCGCTCGTCTTAACACGACCAGGACGGCGAGACTTCGACAGCTGGAGCACAtggag AATGATGAGGTGGCTCTGCAGAGGAAGGTTCGCACAGAGGTGTTTCAGCTAGAGGACACACTGGCTCAGGTCAGGAAGGAGTACGAGATGTTGCGGATCGAATTTGAGCAGACTCTTGCTGCCAACGAGCAAGCAG GTCCTATCAACAGGGAGATGCGTCACCTGATTAGCACGCTGCAAACCCACAACCAGCAGATGAAGGGAGAGGTGGTGAAATACAAGATCAGACTGAGAGAGACACAAGCTGAGCTCAACCAG GTGCGCGCTTCAAAGGGCAACGCCATCCTCCAGTCCCAGTCCAGCACAGAGATGGACGTGAAGGATGAGACAACCTCTCCCTCAACCCCAGCCATCTCTGGGGAACCTGTGGTCAAAACAGAGCCTGACAACGGCTCCTCCACACCCAGCAGCACTG GAGCCTCGGTGAAAACAGAGCCCGGAATGGAACCAGAGGCAACcgtaaaggaggaggagaaagaggagaagaaagagaaggaggaaaagaaagaaaaggacattgtaaagaaagaggagaaagacagagagcgggagaaagagaaggaaaaggagagagagaggccgaCCCGCAGCGGTGGAAGCAGCGGTTtgataaaagaagaaaaagagaagccGGGGAGCAGCAGCCAACCTGAGGAGTCAGCCGGGGAGCGCCTGTCTATGGTCGGAGGGTCAAAGAGGAAGGAGATGGAGCAGCTGAAGATCGTCCGGGCGGAACTCAA GAAAGCCCAGGAGTCCCAGAGGGAGATGAAGCTGCTGCTGGACATGTACCGCTCAGCACCAAAGGAGCAGAGGGACAAAGTCCAGCTCATGGCTGCAGAGAAGAAGTCCAAGTCAGAG GGAGAGGAGCTGCGGCAGAGGCTgagggagctggaggagagggagaggagggagggtaAGAAAATGGCCGACGAAGAGGCTCTGAGGAAAATCCGCTCTGTGGAGGAGCAGATCGACATCCTCAACAAGAAGCTCTCTATAGCAAAACAG gaggaggatgcACTGCTGAGCGAGATGGACGTGACGGGCCAGGCCTTCGAGGACATGCAGGAACAGAACATCCGTCTGATGCAGCAGCTCCGAGAAAAAGACGATGCCAACTTCAAGCTGATGAGCGAGCGGATCAAGTCCAACCAGATCCACAAGCTgctgaaggaggagaaggaggagctgGCAGACCAACTGCTAACCTTAAAAACTCAG GTCGATGCCCAGCTGCAGGTTGTGAGGAAGCTTGAGGAAAAGGAGCGCCTCCTTCAGGGCACCATCAGCACTGCTGAGAGAGAGCTGGCACTCCGAACACAAGCTTTGGACATGAACAAACGCAAG GCTCAGGAGTCTGCGTTGCTGTCGGAGGAGGTGCGAACTCAGCTGGAGCAGGTTCAGCAGAGGCTCAACCTGGTCAGAGAGGAGGTCATAGAGAACAGTATCTCCAGGGAGAAGGAGTCCTTTAACGCCCGACGAGCACAG gAGGACATCTCCAAACTTAGAGGAAAGATCGAGAAGGCCAAGAAGCCAGCAGAGAAAATCAGCAATGGAGATGATATTCTAAATGAAGAAATCAATGACTATAAG gCACGCTTAACATGTCCATGCTGCAACTCTCGGGTGAAGGATGCGGTACTGACCAAGTGCTTCCACGTCTTCTGCTTCGAGTGCGTCAAGACCCGCTACGACACACGCCAGAGGAAGTGCCCCAAGTGCAACGCCGCCTTCGGAGCAAACGATTTCCATCGCATATACATCGGCTAA
- the LOC126388883 gene encoding uncharacterized protein LOC126388883 isoform X1 has protein sequence MMFVWLLLGAFVCMGQSQVIYQQYGSIYNLWMLRKTHFIEFNPKNSSDVRTLWKSGDPEISEDKKYIRTYIYYMMKNLTQRDSGHYILRDKDMRELTTHTLEVEAITKDFKQQPGEPLSFTVALEPSSCNIYFFPESNGQPLTIDIVRQGKLQGGLDQYKCVGFELYRSCGISNKALQMACSGRFEVRDQNGDTALKVSLEMNPSTETHERKSGEFLSVSFDLKQGSCNVFFFPERTGEKREVMVEIVRHGWMQPVSDEYGCRGFDLLKPCGIVNEALQSSCSGRFEIRDHNGDTAFEMSLAVESEPYVPSYWAFGAGVALTSLFFCCVKYCCCGGSPAKEDGPETDAAEPAKRYQENDSEPSRLRPHYLSQPSETPKLVFSQRSLTRPLINQPSTVNVPPASPQINQPSTVNVPPASPQVSAPDPPTVPVNYDPALRFELKMKVPSALTSESPYSGVYISDKFNFR, from the exons ATGATGTTTGTGTGGTTGTTGCTGGGTGCCTTTGTTTGTATGG gccaatcacaggtcatttatCAGCAATATGGGAGCATTTACAACCTTTGGATGCTCAGAAAGACTCACTTCATCGAGTTCAACCCCAAAAACAGCTCAGATGTGAGGACCTTGTGGAAATCAGGAGACCCTGAAATCAGCGAGGACAAGAAGTATATAAGGACGTACATCTACTATATGATGAAGAATTTAACTCAGAGAGACAGTGGTCACTACATCCTGAGAGACAAAGATATGAGAGAATTGACCACTCATACCCTTGAGGTAGAAG CCATCACAAAAGACTTTAAACAGCAACCTGGTGAACCCCTCAGCTTTACTGTTGCTCTGGAACCGAGCTCCTGCAACATTTACTTCTTCCCAGAAAGCAACGGTCAGCCATTAACTATTGACATTGTTCGTCAAGGCAAACTGCAGGGGGGATTGGATCAGTATAAATGCGTAGGGTTTGAGCTGTACAGGTCATGTGGAATTTCAAATAAGGCCCTCCAAATGGCATGCAGCGGACGCTTTGAGGTCAGAGATCAGAATGGCGACACGGCCTTAAAGGTGTCACTGGAAATGAATC CATCCACAGAGACCCATGAACGGAAATCTGGTGAATTCCTCAGCGTCAGTTTTGATCTGAAACAGGGCTCCTGCAATGTTTTCTTCTTCCCAGAAAGGACAGGTGAAAAGAGAGAAGTGATGGTTGAGATTGTACGTCACGGCTGGATGCAGCCTGTTTCGGATGAATATGGTTGCCGAGGGTTTGACCTGTTAAAGCCATGTGGGATTGTAAATGAGGCCCTCCAGTCATCATGCAGCGGACGCTTTGAGATCAGAGATCATAATGGCGACACGGCCTTTGAGATGTCACTGGCAGTGGAGT CCGAACCTTATGTGCCATCTTACTGGGCTTTTGGCGCTGGTGTAGCCCTCACCTCACTTTTCTTCTGCTGTGTGAAGTACTGCTGCTGTGGGGGGAGCCCTGCCAAAGAGGACGGTCCTGAGACTGATGCTGCTGAACCTGCTAAACGTTACCAAGAG AATGACAGTGAGCCTTCTAGACTGAGGCCACACTACCTCAGTCAGCCCTCTGAGACACCAAAACTAGTCTTCTCACAGCGTAGTCTGACTCGCCCACTG ATAAACCAGCCTTCTACAGTGAATGTGCCGCCAGCTTCTCCTCAG ATAAACCAGCCTTCTACAGTGAATGTGCCGCCAGCTTCTCCTCAG gTCTCAGCTCCGGACCCTCCGACTGTCCCTGTCAACTATGACCCTGCTCTACGTTTCGAACTGAAGATGAAAGTTCCCTCTGCTCTCACTTCAGAATCACCTTACTCTGGTGTGTATATCTCAGACAAATTCAACTTCCGCTAA
- the LOC126388883 gene encoding uncharacterized protein LOC126388883 isoform X5 translates to MMFVWLLLGAFVCMGQSQVIYQQYGSIYNLWMLRKTHFIEFNPKNSSDVRTLWKSGDPEISEDKKYIRTYIYYMMKNLTQRDSGHYILRDKDMRELTTHTLEVEAITKDFKQQPGEPLSFTVALEPSSCNIYFFPESNGQPLTIDIVRQGKLQGGLDQYKCVGFELYRSCGISNKALQMACSGRFEVRDQNGDTALKVSLEMNQRTGEKREVMVEIVRHGWMQPVSDEYGCRGFDLLKPCGIVNEALQSSCSGRFEIRDHNGDTAFEMSLAVESEPYVPSYWAFGAGVALTSLFFCCVKYCCCGGSPAKEDGPETDAAEPAKRYQENDSEPSRLRPHYLSQPSETPKLVFSQRSLTRPLINQPSTVNVPPASPQINQPSTVNVPPASPQVSAPDPPTVPVNYDPALRFELKMKVPSALTSESPYSGVYISDKFNFR, encoded by the exons ATGATGTTTGTGTGGTTGTTGCTGGGTGCCTTTGTTTGTATGG gccaatcacaggtcatttatCAGCAATATGGGAGCATTTACAACCTTTGGATGCTCAGAAAGACTCACTTCATCGAGTTCAACCCCAAAAACAGCTCAGATGTGAGGACCTTGTGGAAATCAGGAGACCCTGAAATCAGCGAGGACAAGAAGTATATAAGGACGTACATCTACTATATGATGAAGAATTTAACTCAGAGAGACAGTGGTCACTACATCCTGAGAGACAAAGATATGAGAGAATTGACCACTCATACCCTTGAGGTAGAAG CCATCACAAAAGACTTTAAACAGCAACCTGGTGAACCCCTCAGCTTTACTGTTGCTCTGGAACCGAGCTCCTGCAACATTTACTTCTTCCCAGAAAGCAACGGTCAGCCATTAACTATTGACATTGTTCGTCAAGGCAAACTGCAGGGGGGATTGGATCAGTATAAATGCGTAGGGTTTGAGCTGTACAGGTCATGTGGAATTTCAAATAAGGCCCTCCAAATGGCATGCAGCGGACGCTTTGAGGTCAGAGATCAGAATGGCGACACGGCCTTAAAGGTGTCACTGGAAATGAATC AAAGGACAGGTGAAAAGAGAGAAGTGATGGTTGAGATTGTACGTCACGGCTGGATGCAGCCTGTTTCGGATGAATATGGTTGCCGAGGGTTTGACCTGTTAAAGCCATGTGGGATTGTAAATGAGGCCCTCCAGTCATCATGCAGCGGACGCTTTGAGATCAGAGATCATAATGGCGACACGGCCTTTGAGATGTCACTGGCAGTGGAGT CCGAACCTTATGTGCCATCTTACTGGGCTTTTGGCGCTGGTGTAGCCCTCACCTCACTTTTCTTCTGCTGTGTGAAGTACTGCTGCTGTGGGGGGAGCCCTGCCAAAGAGGACGGTCCTGAGACTGATGCTGCTGAACCTGCTAAACGTTACCAAGAG AATGACAGTGAGCCTTCTAGACTGAGGCCACACTACCTCAGTCAGCCCTCTGAGACACCAAAACTAGTCTTCTCACAGCGTAGTCTGACTCGCCCACTG ATAAACCAGCCTTCTACAGTGAATGTGCCGCCAGCTTCTCCTCAG ATAAACCAGCCTTCTACAGTGAATGTGCCGCCAGCTTCTCCTCAG gTCTCAGCTCCGGACCCTCCGACTGTCCCTGTCAACTATGACCCTGCTCTACGTTTCGAACTGAAGATGAAAGTTCCCTCTGCTCTCACTTCAGAATCACCTTACTCTGGTGTGTATATCTCAGACAAATTCAACTTCCGCTAA
- the si:dkey-74k8.3 gene encoding transmembrane protein 109 isoform X1: protein MGFCASGSGRGGCAMARFFLTSLVLVLALAVGLAGAEAEAKQAKPTGENPPAVTLRTLITGTCSEIQRYAESVVGSGVIRSAAESAVLFLESMLGQENVYTVAMFFEMVIRFLAEGAASGLNVIAVYVTEILRVTGFDVAHRLPRFTPEGVTAIAQWGLVALIGYWVLTIILRLLIGVLRRVFWVVKTVLALWLFGLIVTDKHATADITAVRLGGLVLGCVVLTLLTSCSENACAVEHRLSSLEGRVKAVEKRKGE from the exons ATGGGTTTTTGTGCGTCTGGCTCTGGGCGCGGTGGATGTGCCATGGCTCGGTTTTTCCTCACCAGCCTTGTGTTGGTGCTGGCGTTGGCGGTGGGTTTGGCTGGAGCCGAAGCTGAAGCTAAGCAGGCCAAGCCGACTGGGGAGAACCCACCGGCGGTCACCCTCCGGACTCTGATCACCGGAACCTGCTCGGAGATCCAGCGGTACGCGGAGTCAGTGGTGGGAAGCGGTGTGATCCGGTCAGCTGCTGAG AGTGCAGTGTTGTTTCTTGAGTCAATGCTTGGTCAGGAGAACGTCTATACAGTGGCCATG TTTTTTGAGATGGTGATCCGATTCCTCGCTGAAGGAGCTGCCAGCGGCCTGAACGTCATCGCTGTTTACGTCACAGAGATTCTCAGGGTCACAGGATTCGATG TTGCACACAGATTGCCCCGCTTCACTCCAGAAGGCGTGACCGCCATCGCCCAGTGGGGTCTGGTGGCTCTCATTGGCTACTGGGTGCTGACCATCATTCTCCGTCTGTTGATTGGCGTGTTGAGGCGGGTGTTCTGGGTTGTGAAAACCGTCTTGGCGCTCTGGCTTTTCGGACTCATCGTGACTGACAAGCATGCCACGGCGGACATCACGGCAGTTCGACTGGGAGGCCTGGTGCTGGGATGCGTCGTGTTGACTCTGCTCACTTCCTGCTCCGAGAATGCTTGTGCAGTGGAGCACCGGCTGAGCTCCCTCGAGGGTCGGGTGAAGGCagtagagaagaggaaagggGAGTAG
- the LOC126388883 gene encoding uncharacterized protein LOC126388883 isoform X4: MMFVWLLLGAFVCMGQSQVIYQQYGSIYNLWMLRKTHFIEFNPKNSSDVRTLWKSGDPEISEDKKYIRTYIYYMMKNLTQRDSGHYILRDKDMRELTTHTLEVEAITKDFKQQPGEPLSFTVALEPSSCNIYFFPESNGQPLTIDIVRQGKLQGGLDQYKCVGFELYRSCGISNKALQMACSGRFEVRDQNGDTALKVSLEMNPSTETHERKSGEFLSVSFDLKQGSCNVFFFPERTGEKREVMVEIVRHGWMQPVSDEYGCRGFDLLKPCGIVNEALQSSCSGRFEIRDHNGDTAFEMSLAVESEPYVPSYWAFGAGVALTSLFFCCVKYCCCGGSPAKEDGPETDAAEPAKRYQEVDTLCIKAALPINQPSTVNVPPASPQINQPSTVNVPPASPQVSAPDPPTVPVNYDPALRFELKMKVPSALTSESPYSGVYISDKFNFR, encoded by the exons ATGATGTTTGTGTGGTTGTTGCTGGGTGCCTTTGTTTGTATGG gccaatcacaggtcatttatCAGCAATATGGGAGCATTTACAACCTTTGGATGCTCAGAAAGACTCACTTCATCGAGTTCAACCCCAAAAACAGCTCAGATGTGAGGACCTTGTGGAAATCAGGAGACCCTGAAATCAGCGAGGACAAGAAGTATATAAGGACGTACATCTACTATATGATGAAGAATTTAACTCAGAGAGACAGTGGTCACTACATCCTGAGAGACAAAGATATGAGAGAATTGACCACTCATACCCTTGAGGTAGAAG CCATCACAAAAGACTTTAAACAGCAACCTGGTGAACCCCTCAGCTTTACTGTTGCTCTGGAACCGAGCTCCTGCAACATTTACTTCTTCCCAGAAAGCAACGGTCAGCCATTAACTATTGACATTGTTCGTCAAGGCAAACTGCAGGGGGGATTGGATCAGTATAAATGCGTAGGGTTTGAGCTGTACAGGTCATGTGGAATTTCAAATAAGGCCCTCCAAATGGCATGCAGCGGACGCTTTGAGGTCAGAGATCAGAATGGCGACACGGCCTTAAAGGTGTCACTGGAAATGAATC CATCCACAGAGACCCATGAACGGAAATCTGGTGAATTCCTCAGCGTCAGTTTTGATCTGAAACAGGGCTCCTGCAATGTTTTCTTCTTCCCAGAAAGGACAGGTGAAAAGAGAGAAGTGATGGTTGAGATTGTACGTCACGGCTGGATGCAGCCTGTTTCGGATGAATATGGTTGCCGAGGGTTTGACCTGTTAAAGCCATGTGGGATTGTAAATGAGGCCCTCCAGTCATCATGCAGCGGACGCTTTGAGATCAGAGATCATAATGGCGACACGGCCTTTGAGATGTCACTGGCAGTGGAGT CCGAACCTTATGTGCCATCTTACTGGGCTTTTGGCGCTGGTGTAGCCCTCACCTCACTTTTCTTCTGCTGTGTGAAGTACTGCTGCTGTGGGGGGAGCCCTGCCAAAGAGGACGGTCCTGAGACTGATGCTGCTGAACCTGCTAAACGTTACCAAGAGGTGGACACACTCTGCATTAAAGCTGCCTTACCT ATAAACCAGCCTTCTACAGTGAATGTGCCGCCAGCTTCTCCTCAG ATAAACCAGCCTTCTACAGTGAATGTGCCGCCAGCTTCTCCTCAG gTCTCAGCTCCGGACCCTCCGACTGTCCCTGTCAACTATGACCCTGCTCTACGTTTCGAACTGAAGATGAAAGTTCCCTCTGCTCTCACTTCAGAATCACCTTACTCTGGTGTGTATATCTCAGACAAATTCAACTTCCGCTAA
- the si:dkey-74k8.3 gene encoding transmembrane protein 109 isoform X2 — MGFCASGSGRGGCAMARFFLTSLVLVLALAVGLAGAEAEAKQAKPTGENPPAVTLRTLITGTCSEIQRYAESVVGSGVIRSAAEFFEMVIRFLAEGAASGLNVIAVYVTEILRVTGFDVAHRLPRFTPEGVTAIAQWGLVALIGYWVLTIILRLLIGVLRRVFWVVKTVLALWLFGLIVTDKHATADITAVRLGGLVLGCVVLTLLTSCSENACAVEHRLSSLEGRVKAVEKRKGE; from the exons ATGGGTTTTTGTGCGTCTGGCTCTGGGCGCGGTGGATGTGCCATGGCTCGGTTTTTCCTCACCAGCCTTGTGTTGGTGCTGGCGTTGGCGGTGGGTTTGGCTGGAGCCGAAGCTGAAGCTAAGCAGGCCAAGCCGACTGGGGAGAACCCACCGGCGGTCACCCTCCGGACTCTGATCACCGGAACCTGCTCGGAGATCCAGCGGTACGCGGAGTCAGTGGTGGGAAGCGGTGTGATCCGGTCAGCTGCTGAG TTTTTTGAGATGGTGATCCGATTCCTCGCTGAAGGAGCTGCCAGCGGCCTGAACGTCATCGCTGTTTACGTCACAGAGATTCTCAGGGTCACAGGATTCGATG TTGCACACAGATTGCCCCGCTTCACTCCAGAAGGCGTGACCGCCATCGCCCAGTGGGGTCTGGTGGCTCTCATTGGCTACTGGGTGCTGACCATCATTCTCCGTCTGTTGATTGGCGTGTTGAGGCGGGTGTTCTGGGTTGTGAAAACCGTCTTGGCGCTCTGGCTTTTCGGACTCATCGTGACTGACAAGCATGCCACGGCGGACATCACGGCAGTTCGACTGGGAGGCCTGGTGCTGGGATGCGTCGTGTTGACTCTGCTCACTTCCTGCTCCGAGAATGCTTGTGCAGTGGAGCACCGGCTGAGCTCCCTCGAGGGTCGGGTGAAGGCagtagagaagaggaaagggGAGTAG